The genomic interval GAATGGCCGATGTACCGCTCGATGTCCGGCAGCGAGAAGGAGTACTCCTCGCAGGCGAAGCTGATGGCGTCGCCGAAGGCGCCGGCGCGGGCGGTGCGGCCGATGCGGTGCACGTAGTCCTCCGCGTCCTGCGGCAGGTCGTAGTTGACGACGTGGCTCACGTCCGGGATGTGCAGGCCGCGGGAGGCGACGTCCGTGGTCACCAGGATCGGCAGCTCGCCGCCGGTGAACTCGCGCAGCAGGCGCAGGCGCTTGTTCTGCGGCACATCGCCCGAGAGCACCTCGCTCTTGTAGCCGTTGCCGTTCAGCATCGCCACCACGTCCTCCGCCACCCGCTTGGTGTTCACGAACACCATGGTGCGGTGCGGGTCGATCTTGCGCAGCAGGCCGATGAGCAGCGGCAGCTTCTCGTTGCCGGCGGGGAAGTACAGGCTCTGGCGCACGTTGTCGGCGGTCACCTTGTCCGGCTCGATGCGCACGAACTCGGCATTGTTCATGTGCTCGTAGGAGAGCTCCAGCACCCGGTGCGAGAGCGTGGCCGAGAACAGCATGGACAGGCGCTGGGTCGGGTGCGGCAGGCGGCGCAGGAGGAAGCGCACGTCGGCGATGAAGCCCATGTCGAACATGCGGTCCGCCTCGTCCAGCACCAGCACCTCGGTGTTGTGCAGGTCGAACACATGCTGCTTCATGTAGTCGATGAGCCGGCCCGGCGTGCCGATCAGCACGTCCACGCCCTCGGCCACGCGGTTGCGCTGCTTCTCGTAGTCCTCGCCGCCGTACACCACCGCCATGGAGAGCCCGGTGTGCGCGCCGAGCACCAGCGCGTCCTTGTGGATCTGCACCGCCAGCTCGCGGGTGGGCGCGATCACCAGCGCGCGCGGCTGGTTCTGCCTGCGGTC from Gammaproteobacteria bacterium carries:
- a CDS encoding DEAD/DEAH box helicase: MQAPEYPTGSKLSDLKFESLNLAEPLLQSVREAGFKGCTPIQAETLPIALAGRDVAGQAQTGTGKTAAFLLALFNRLLTRPSPADRRQNQPRALVIAPTRELAVQIHKDALVLGAHTGLSMAVVYGGEDYEKQRNRVAEGVDVLIGTPGRLIDYMKQHVFDLHNTEVLVLDEADRMFDMGFIADVRFLLRRLPHPTQRLSMLFSATLSHRVLELSYEHMNNAEFVRIEPDKVTADNVRQSLYFPAGNEKLPLLIGLLRKIDPHRTMVFVNTKRVAEDVVAMLNGNGYKSEVLSGDVPQNKRLRLLREFTGGELPILVTTDVASRGLHIPDVSHVVNYDLPQDAEDYVHRIGRTARAGAFGDAISFACEEYSFSLPDIERYIGHSIPREALSGDMLPELAPPEKRERHRPIHHGGGRGGGGGGRGGGRRGG